One stretch of Chloroflexota bacterium DNA includes these proteins:
- a CDS encoding sigma-70 family RNA polymerase sigma factor, with the protein MSRKRQPENQGEQAEALSDSCLIERAKTDPEAFGILYERYVDRIYSYVYYRTGNQADAEDLTARTFYRAMQHIRRYEERGLPFSAWLYRIAHNLVANWHRDRGKRQMVSLDELYSLTVGEGPERMAERHERTETLLRVIRSLPPERQELLILKFVEHLSNAEIGKIMGRSEGAIKSLYHRTLLSLRELYAQLETGGLLANEQQRNSHRNG; encoded by the coding sequence ATGAGTAGAAAAAGGCAGCCGGAGAATCAGGGCGAACAGGCGGAGGCGCTGTCCGATTCCTGCCTGATTGAGCGCGCAAAAACTGACCCGGAAGCCTTCGGGATTCTGTACGAGCGGTACGTGGATCGCATTTACTCGTACGTTTACTACCGAACAGGGAACCAAGCCGACGCCGAAGACCTGACGGCCAGGACCTTCTATCGGGCGATGCAGCACATTCGCCGCTATGAGGAGAGGGGGCTGCCGTTTTCGGCGTGGCTGTACCGCATCGCCCACAACCTGGTGGCCAACTGGCACCGCGACCGCGGCAAACGCCAGATGGTCTCGCTGGATGAACTGTACTCGCTGACCGTGGGCGAGGGGCCGGAGCGCATGGCGGAAAGACACGAGCGCACGGAGACGCTGCTCCGTGTGATACGGAGCCTGCCGCCCGAGCGCCAGGAACTGCTGATTCTTAAATTTGTGGAGCATCTTTCCAACGCCGAAATCGGCAAGATTATGGGACGCAGCGAGGGGGCCATCAAGTCCTTGTACCATCGGACGCTTCTCTCACTGCGAGAACTTTATGCACAACTAGAAACAGGAGGTCTCCTCGCGAATGAGCAACAAAGGAATTCGCATCGTAACGGATAG
- a CDS encoding DegV family protein produces the protein MIKILTDSTADLPPALHGHPRIDTIPLKVVTPQRTYLDRVDLDTPEFLNLLKNSPTLPTTSQPSAGEFETKYRQMLGDGADAILSIHISSKLSGTVSSAHAALETLRGAPITVFDSLSTSIGLGLLIQQAVKALDAGESLAEVVKVLEVMRDAIKIGFVVDTLEYLHKGGRIGRASALMGTLLNVKPVLTLTGGVIEPLDKARSKRKGIERTLAYIQESIGTERPMVAGIAQLETAEEAEGVRQAVMDRFNCKDCFVAELSPVIGTHTGPGVIGIAGCPLP, from the coding sequence ATGATCAAGATTCTTACCGACAGCACAGCAGACCTGCCCCCTGCGCTGCACGGCCATCCTCGCATTGACACCATCCCGCTCAAGGTGGTTACGCCCCAGCGCACCTACCTGGACCGCGTAGATCTGGACACCCCCGAATTCCTGAACTTGCTGAAGAACTCTCCCACGCTGCCCACGACCTCGCAGCCTTCGGCGGGAGAGTTTGAGACGAAGTACCGGCAGATGCTGGGCGACGGCGCGGATGCGATCCTGTCCATCCACATCTCCAGCAAGTTGAGCGGCACCGTCAGTTCGGCCCACGCGGCGCTGGAGACGTTGAGAGGCGCGCCGATCACGGTGTTTGATTCCCTTTCCACCTCCATCGGCCTAGGCCTTCTGATCCAACAGGCGGTGAAAGCCCTGGACGCCGGCGAGTCTCTCGCCGAAGTGGTCAAGGTGCTGGAAGTCATGCGCGACGCGATAAAGATCGGGTTTGTGGTGGACACCCTGGAGTACCTGCACAAGGGCGGGCGCATCGGCAGGGCCTCGGCGCTGATGGGCACGCTCCTCAACGTGAAGCCGGTGCTCACCCTCACCGGCGGCGTGATTGAGCCGCTGGACAAGGCCCGCTCCAAGCGCAAGGGCATAGAGCGCACCCTGGCCTACATCCAGGAGTCCATCGGCACCGAGCGCCCCATGGTCGCAGGCATTGCCCAACTGGAGACCGCAGAGGAGGCCGAGGGCGTCCGACAGGCGGTGATGGACCGGTTCAACTGCAAGGACTGTTTCGTCGCGGAACTCAGCCCCGTCATCGGCACGCACACCGGCCCGGGCGTGATCGGCATTGCGGGTTGCCCGCTGCCGTAG